Sequence from the Paeniglutamicibacter cryotolerans genome:
GGATCAGCAGCAGCCCGACCCCGCCCGCCCCGGCGTAGGTCAGCACGGTGTCGCCGGGACGCACGTGGTAGCTGGAGTTGACCAGATAGTGGGCCGTCATGCCCTGCAGTGGCAAGGCGGCGGCGACATCGTCGGGCACGGCGTCGGGGACGGGCAGCGCCTTGTCCGCCTCGAGCAGCGTGAACTGGGCGTAGGTGCCGCTGCCCTCGGCCGTTGCCACGCGGTCGCCCACGGCAAAGCCGGTGACTCCGTCGCCGAGCGACTCGACGATTCCGGAGCATTCGCCGCCGGCAATGAAGGGATAGGAGACCTGGTAGACGCCGGAGCGCTGATAGGTTTCAATGAAGTTCACACCTACAGCGGAGACCCGGAGCAGGAGTTGGCCGGGGCCGGGAACGGGGACCGGGAGCTCGACCCGTTCGAAGGCTTCGGCTCCGCCGGCCGCAGGGACCTGGACTGCGTATGACACCATGGACTCCTTTGTGTGTGCTGTTTGGCTTCGCCTCCATCTTAACGCCGGGGCTGCTCCGCCGGGCCCGTGGCGACGCGGGATGACAAACCGGCCGAAATAGTGTGAATATTTATTAGCCGTAGTGCATAAATCAGTAGTAGGGTTTCCGTATGACGATCTCTGTAGCAGTCTCCGGTGCCAGCGGATACGCCGGCGGCGAGGTCCTGCGCCTGCTGACGAACCACCCGAACGTTTCCATCGGCGCCATCACGGCGCACAGCAACGCCGGGGCGCGCCTCGGCGATGTCGCCCCGCACCTGCACTCGCTCGCCGACCGCGTTCTGGTCGAGACCACGGTGGAGAACCTTGCCGGACACGACGTCGTGTTCCTGGCACTACCGCACGGAGCCAGTGCCGCCATTGCCGCGCAGCTGCCGCCCGACACCCTGGTCATCGATGCCGGAGCCGACCACCGGCTCGAATCGGCCGCCGCCTGGGAGAAGTTCTACGGCTCGGCCCACGCCGGGACTTGGCCCTACGGCTTGCCCGAACTGCCCGGCGCCCGCGCCGCGCTCGCCGGTGCCAAGCGCATCGCCGTACCCGGCTGCTACCCGACCAGCGCCCAGCTGGCGCTGGTTCCCGGCTTCGCCGCAGGGTTGCTTCAGCCGGAGGATGTGGTCATCATCGCAGCTTCAGGAACCTCCGGCGCGGGCAAGGCGGCCAAGGTCAACCTGATCGGCGCCGAGGTCATGGGCGGCATGAGTCCCTATGGCGTCGGCGGGTTCCACCGCCACACCCCCGAAATGGAACAGGGCTTCTCCCATGCGGCGGGGGAGCCGGTCACCGTTTCCTTTACCCCCACGCTGGCCCCGATGCCGCGCGGCATCCTCACCACGGCCACGGCCAAGGTGCGCCCGGGCGTCACAGCCGCCGCCCTGCGCGACGCCTGGGAAAACGCCTACGCCCACGAGCCGTTCGTGAAGCTGCTGCCCGAAGGCCGGTGGCCGCACACCAAGGCCGTGCAGGGAAGCAACTACGCACAGGTGCAGTTGGCACTCGACGAGCATGTAGGCCGGGTCATCGTCACCGTGGCCATCGACAACCTGACCAAGGGCACAGCCGGCGGGGCCGTCCAATCCATGAACATCGCCCTCGGACTGAGCGAAACCGCCGGCCTGATGATTGAAGGAGTAGCACCGTGAGCAACCCCACCATCGGCGTGACGGCCCCTGCAGGATTCTCCGCCTCCGGCGTGACGGCCGGACTCAAGGCCTCGGGCAACCCCGACCTCGCCATCGTGCGCAACGACGGTCCGCTGCACCATGTGGCAGCCGTCTTCACCTCCAACCGCGTCGCGGCGGCACCTGTGCACTGGTCGCGCCAAGTGGTCGGCGACGGCCGCGCCGACGCGGTGCTGCTGAACTCCGGCGGCGCCAACGCCTGCACCGGCCCGGAGGGCTTCGCCAATACGCACGCCTCGGCCGAACACGCGGCCAAGGTGCTGGGCATCGGCTCCGGCGACATCGTCGTCTGCTCCACCGGCCTGATCGGCGAACAGCTGCCAATGGACAAGATCATCCCCGGCATCGATGCGGCGGCGGCTGCGCTGGGCAGCGGCAGCGAGTTCGACGGCGGCGGCGCCGCGGCGACCGCCATCATGACCACCGATACCGTCTCCAAGCAGGCCGGCTTCGCCGGAACCGGCTACAGCATCGGCGCCATGGCCAAGGGCGCCGGCATGCTGGCGCCGGGCCTGGCCACCATGCTCGTGGTCATCACCACCGATGCCGTGGTCGAACCCGCCGGATTGGAGGCCGCCCTGCGCGGCGCGACCCGGGTCAGCTTCGATCGCGCCGACTCCGACGGCTGCATGTCCACCAACGACACCGTGGTGCTGATGGCCTCCGGTG
This genomic interval carries:
- the argC gene encoding N-acetyl-gamma-glutamyl-phosphate reductase, whose protein sequence is MTISVAVSGASGYAGGEVLRLLTNHPNVSIGAITAHSNAGARLGDVAPHLHSLADRVLVETTVENLAGHDVVFLALPHGASAAIAAQLPPDTLVIDAGADHRLESAAAWEKFYGSAHAGTWPYGLPELPGARAALAGAKRIAVPGCYPTSAQLALVPGFAAGLLQPEDVVIIAASGTSGAGKAAKVNLIGAEVMGGMSPYGVGGFHRHTPEMEQGFSHAAGEPVTVSFTPTLAPMPRGILTTATAKVRPGVTAAALRDAWENAYAHEPFVKLLPEGRWPHTKAVQGSNYAQVQLALDEHVGRVIVTVAIDNLTKGTAGGAVQSMNIALGLSETAGLMIEGVAP
- the argJ gene encoding bifunctional glutamate N-acetyltransferase/amino-acid acetyltransferase ArgJ, producing MGVTAPAGFSASGVTAGLKASGNPDLAIVRNDGPLHHVAAVFTSNRVAAAPVHWSRQVVGDGRADAVLLNSGGANACTGPEGFANTHASAEHAAKVLGIGSGDIVVCSTGLIGEQLPMDKIIPGIDAAAAALGSGSEFDGGGAAATAIMTTDTVSKQAGFAGTGYSIGAMAKGAGMLAPGLATMLVVITTDAVVEPAGLEAALRGATRVSFDRADSDGCMSTNDTVVLMASGASGTVPDPAEFATGLKDLCIDLALQLIRDAEGAAHDITIRTFNAATEQDAEDVSRTVSRSNLFKTAIFGQDPNWGRVLSAVGTTKAVFEADELNVSINGVQICRNGGVGDDRNLVDLTGREVLVEIDLNAGDAEAAIWTNDLTHDYVHENSAYSS